The region ATCGTCAATGCGCTCACCAAGCCGGTCAAGCCGCGCGTGCTCGGCAAGGCGACGGACTGGGATTCGAAGAAGATCGTCTTCGAAGGCACCTTCGAGCAGGTCAACGCGCATTTCCACGAGATGGACTGGAGCGACGGCCTGCCCGTCGTGCCGCCCACGCTCGAGCGGGTGCAGGAGTTCCTGAAGTACACGGACCGCAACCCCGACGAGGTGATCGCCGTGCTGCCGCAGATGAACCTGCGCGCGACCGCATGGAACATCGCGGCCAATGGGGTGATGGCGGGCTGCAAGCCGCAGACCATGCCCATCCTCATTGCGATGGTGGAGGCGCTGGCCGAGGACAAGTACAACCTCGACAACATCGGCACCACCTGGGGCATCGTGCCCTACGTGTTCCTGAACGGTCCGATCGCCCGGGAGCTGGGCTTCAACAACGGCCAGGGCCTGATCTCGCGCGGTGCGAATCCGTCCTTCGGGCGCGCGCTCGGGCTCATCATCCGCAACATCGGCGGCTACCGGCCGGGCAAGAACCAGATGGGCACCTTCGGGTACCCCATCAACTTCTGCTTCGCAGAGAACGACGAGCTGAACCCCTGGGAGCCCTACCACGTGGAGAAGGGCTTCGACCGCAACGCGAGCACGGTGTCCGTGAGCACGACGATGAACTGGGGCTTCCAGCCCTCGCCGTACACGCGCGACGACATGAGCGGCGCGGAAGTGGCGCTCAAGCAGCTGTGCCGCGATGCGCTGCGCAAGCCCGCCTTCGCGCTCTTCGCCGAGCGCGGCCCGGTGAGCTTCGTGAACGACATCACCTTCGTGCTGTCGCCGCCGGTTGCCAAGGTGCTGGCCGACGCGGGCTACTCGAAGGACGACATCCGCAAGTACATCTGCGAGAACACCACGGTGCCGCGCAAGTACCTGGAGTTCGAGCTCGCGTACACGATGGCCGAGGTGCACACGATCGAGGAGAAGATCAAGCTGGGCACCTACCCGCCGGAATTCGACGTGGGCCCGGACGACCCGATCCGCGTGATGCCCGGGCCCGAGTACATCGAGATCCTCGTGGCGGGCGACCCCGGACGAAACCGGATCAAGACGCTCGACTCCGGCTACACGCGTGTGACCACGAAGGAGATCAAGCTGCCGAAGAACTGGGCGGACCTGCCGAAGAGCTGAGCCCTGCAAACGCCATACGTTGGAGACAAGAGATGAAAACTTCCCGCCGCAAGATCCTGCTGGCAGCCGCCTCGTGCGCGGCGCTGCTGCCGCAGCTGGCGACCGCGCAAGCGGCCTGGCCCGACAAACCCGTGCGCGTCATCGTGCCCTGGGCGCCGGGCGGCATCACCGACATCCTGGCGAGGCTGGTGGCGCAGAAGCTGTCCGACAAGTTCGGCCAGCAATTCATCATCGACAACAAGGCGGGGGCGGGCGGCAACATCGGGGCCGAGATGGTCGCGAAGGCCGCGCCCGACGGCTACACGCTGCTGCTCACCAACCCCGGCGCGTTCGCGACGAACCAGTACCTGTACAACGACATGCGCTACAAGCCGTCGGACTTCGCGCCCATCATCGTGCTCGCGAAGTTCCCGAACGCGCTGATCGTGAACAAGGACCTGCCGGTGAAGACCGCGCAGGAGTTCATCGAGTACGCGAAGAAGCACCCGACCACGCTGAACGGCGGTTCGTCGGGCGCGGGCAGCTCGGGCCATCTGTCGCTGGAGATGTTCAAGTCGATGACGGGCGTGCAGATCCAGAACGTTTTCTACAAGGGCGCGGCGCCGACCAAGCTCGACCTCGCGGCGGGGCGCATCCAGGTCGTGCTGGACAACGTGCCGGGGTACCTGAGCGAGTTGCAGGGTGGCAGCGTGAAGATGCTGGCCGTCGGGACGAAGACACGCCTTTCGACTTATCCGGATGTGCCGACGCTGGATGAGGTGGGCGTGAAGGGCTACGAGTCGTCCGTCTGGTATGCGATGGCCGCGCCCAAGGGCACGCCGGCTTCCATTGTTCAGCGCGTCAATGCGGCGGCGCAGGCTGCGCTGGATTCGCCGGACGTGCAGGAGAAGCTGAAGCCGCTGCAGGGGATTGCCGTGGGTGGATCGCCGGACGATGCGGGCAAGTTCTTCGCGGAAGAGTCGCAGCGGTGGAAGGGGATCATCGAGAAGAGCGGGGCTAAGGTGGAGCAGTGACTTGCCTTGAATTTTTGAACGCAGAGGACGCAAAGGTTACGCAGAGGACGCAGAGGAAATTCCAGAAGGAAGACAAAGAAAAATTCTCAATTGGATTCGGTATTCCTCTGCGCCCTCTGCGTACCCTTTGCGCTCTCTACGTTCGAAGATCCCCAAGCGCGTCCCAGTCCCGCATCAGCGCCTGAATATCCCCGCAGCCGCCCCACTGTCCAGCAGCAGGTTGATTCCCGTGATCGATCGGGCGGCAGGCGATGCCAGGAACACCGCGGTGTTCGCGAAGTCTTCCGGCGTCGGCAGCCAGCCCAATGGCATCGACGCCGCCGCATCGCGCACCGCCTGGTCGACATCTTTCGATCCCAGGAACTCGAACTGCCCGCGCAGGAAGGGCGTGTCCGTCGAGGCCGGTGCGATCGCGTTCACACGCACGCCCAGCGGCGCGTACTCCAGCGCCAGGGCCTTCGTGAGGCCGACGATCGCATGCTTGGTCGTCGTGTAGATGCTCCGCTGCGCGCGGGCCGTGACGCTCTGCAGGGAACTGGTGAAGATCAGGCTCGCCTGCCTGCTCTTCACCAGGCTGCGCAACGCGGCCTGCGCCGAATAGATCGTGCCCAGCACGTTCACGTCCACGATGCGCTTGATGAAGGCCGGGTCCGACTCGTGGAACACGCCCGCGAAACCCAGGCCCGCGTGGGCGCAGAACACGTCGATGGGTGCGCCGAAGAAGGCCTCCGCGCGGGCGACGAGGGCGTCGCATGCCGCGGGCTCGGCGATGTCGCAGGTCACGCCGATCGCGCGTTGGCCCGTCGGGTCGATCTCGCGCGCGCAGGCATTGGCGGCGTCGCCGTCGATATCGGCCACGACCACCCGAGCGCCTTCCGCCACGAAGCGTTTCGCCGCCGCCGCGCCCAGGCCGCGCGCGGCGCCCGTCACGACGGTGTTGTAGCCCTCGAGCTGCATGAGGCGCTCAGGCGGTCTTGCCACCGTCGACCAGCAGTGACGCGCCGTTCACGTACGAGGCTTCGTGCGACAGCAGGAACAGCGCGACGTTGGCGACTTCTTCCGGGCGGGCCGCGCGGCCCATCGGGTTGCCCGATGAGCGGATGCGCTTGAGCTCGTTCAGGTCCTTGCCGTGCGTCTCGGTTTCGTCGGGACGGGACACCAATGTGTCGAGCATGGGCGTGTCGGTCGTGCCGGGGCAGACCACGTTCACGCGGATGTTGTCGGGGCCGTAGCGCTTGGCCAGGGACCGCGCCAGGCCGATCACGCCCCACTTGGCGACCGAATAGAGCGGGCTGAAGGGCGAGCCGATCACGCCCGACGTGGATGAGGTGAAGAGCATGCTGCCGCCGCCGCCGTCGCGCATGAGGGGAATGGCCTCGATCGCGCTCGCCAATGCCGCGCGAACGTTCAGGTTCATCGCGACGTCGAATTCCTTCAGGTCCAGCCCTTCGACGCGCGAGACCGAGGGGTGGCCGGCATGCGCCCAGAGGAAGTCGAGCCTGCCGAAGCGCTTGTGCGTCTCGTGCACCAGGCCGCGCGCGAAGTCCTCTTCCATGAGGTTGCCGGCCAGCGCAAAGGCCTGGCCGCCCGCGGCCTTGATCGTGTCGGCGACTTCCTTCGCCTTCGCCTCGTCGAGGTCCACCACCGCGACGGCCGCGCCCTCGGCAGCGAAGCGGATGGCGCCCGCCCGGCCCATGCCGGAAGCCCCGGCGGTGACGATCCCGAACCTGTCGGCCATGCGCATGCTTGTCTCCTCGATGAAAGTCAGGCAACTGTAGGTTTCGCGCGGGCGCGGCGAAAGCGCCCTTCATCGAAGTCAGTTTTCGCTTTTTGCGCGTCGCCCCGCCGGCGCGGCGGGGGCATGATCGCTGCATCTTGGGCATTTCGAGGCTAGGCATGGAGCAGCGCAATTTCGATCTGGTGGTGGCGGGCTGCGGCGTCGCGGGCCTCTCCGCGGCCGTGGCGGCGGCGGAGGGCGGCGCGAAGGTCGCCGTGATCGAGCGTTCCACGCGCGAGGAGCGCGGCGGGCAGAGCCGTTACACCGAGGCCTACCTGCGCATGAAGAGCCTCACCGAAGTCACCGACGATTTCGAGACGCACCTGGCCGAGAACGGCTCGGGCGCGATCGACCCGGAGCTTGTGGAGGAGGCCGTGCATTCCCAACGCGGGGCGCTCGCGAAAGCGCTGAGCATTGCCGACCCGACCGTGATCGAGCGGCTCGCGACGAACGCCGGCCCCACGATCGCGTGGCTGCAGGGCATGGGCGTGCGCTTCGACTTCCTGCCCACGCAGTTCCTCACCAAGTCGCAGCCGCGCCTGCTGCCCGTGGGCGGTGGCGCCGCGCTGGTGGAAGGGCTCGCGGCACGCGCCGAACAACTCGGCGTCACCTTCTTCTACGAAACGACCGCAACGGCCCTGCAGCAGGACGACAGCGGTCGCGTGTCGGGCTTGAAGGTGCGCACGCGCAGCGCCGGCACCATGGTGCTCGGCGGCGACGTCGTACTCGCCTGCGGCGGCTTCGAAGGCAACATGGAGATGATGACGCGCTACATCGGTCCGCGCGCGGTGTACCTGCGGCCCGTGTGCAAGGGCGGCTACTACAACCGCGGCGAAGGCATCGCGATGGGCCTGGCCGCCGGTGCGGCGGGCTGCGGCGATTTCGGCAGCTACCACGCCGAGCCGGTCGACCCGCGTTCGGGCGTCGCCGAGCCGTCGATCTTCATCTTCCCCTACGGCATCCTGGTCAACCTCGACGGCAAGCGCTTCACCGACGAGGCGCCGGGCACGGTGGACGCGTACTACGAACGCGTGACGCGCCGCATCTACGAACAGCGCGACGGCACGGCGTGGGTGGTGCTCGACGCGCGGCACACCCGCATCC is a window of Caenimonas aquaedulcis DNA encoding:
- a CDS encoding Bug family tripartite tricarboxylate transporter substrate binding protein; translated protein: MKTSRRKILLAAASCAALLPQLATAQAAWPDKPVRVIVPWAPGGITDILARLVAQKLSDKFGQQFIIDNKAGAGGNIGAEMVAKAAPDGYTLLLTNPGAFATNQYLYNDMRYKPSDFAPIIVLAKFPNALIVNKDLPVKTAQEFIEYAKKHPTTLNGGSSGAGSSGHLSLEMFKSMTGVQIQNVFYKGAAPTKLDLAAGRIQVVLDNVPGYLSELQGGSVKMLAVGTKTRLSTYPDVPTLDEVGVKGYESSVWYAMAAPKGTPASIVQRVNAAAQAALDSPDVQEKLKPLQGIAVGGSPDDAGKFFAEESQRWKGIIEKSGAKVEQ
- a CDS encoding SDR family NAD(P)-dependent oxidoreductase, with amino-acid sequence MQLEGYNTVVTGAARGLGAAAAKRFVAEGARVVVADIDGDAANACAREIDPTGQRAIGVTCDIAEPAACDALVARAEAFFGAPIDVFCAHAGLGFAGVFHESDPAFIKRIVDVNVLGTIYSAQAALRSLVKSRQASLIFTSSLQSVTARAQRSIYTTTKHAIVGLTKALALEYAPLGVRVNAIAPASTDTPFLRGQFEFLGSKDVDQAVRDAAASMPLGWLPTPEDFANTAVFLASPAARSITGINLLLDSGAAAGIFRR
- a CDS encoding SDR family NAD(P)-dependent oxidoreductase, translated to MRMADRFGIVTAGASGMGRAGAIRFAAEGAAVAVVDLDEAKAKEVADTIKAAGGQAFALAGNLMEEDFARGLVHETHKRFGRLDFLWAHAGHPSVSRVEGLDLKEFDVAMNLNVRAALASAIEAIPLMRDGGGGSMLFTSSTSGVIGSPFSPLYSVAKWGVIGLARSLAKRYGPDNIRVNVVCPGTTDTPMLDTLVSRPDETETHGKDLNELKRIRSSGNPMGRAARPEEVANVALFLLSHEASYVNGASLLVDGGKTA
- a CDS encoding FAD-dependent oxidoreductase, yielding MEQRNFDLVVAGCGVAGLSAAVAAAEGGAKVAVIERSTREERGGQSRYTEAYLRMKSLTEVTDDFETHLAENGSGAIDPELVEEAVHSQRGALAKALSIADPTVIERLATNAGPTIAWLQGMGVRFDFLPTQFLTKSQPRLLPVGGGAALVEGLAARAEQLGVTFFYETTATALQQDDSGRVSGLKVRTRSAGTMVLGGDVVLACGGFEGNMEMMTRYIGPRAVYLRPVCKGGYYNRGEGIAMGLAAGAAGCGDFGSYHAEPVDPRSGVAEPSIFIFPYGILVNLDGKRFTDEAPGTVDAYYERVTRRIYEQRDGTAWVVLDARHTRIPNYKLGIRTDKPPVAGDSLAQLAQRIGVPADALEATVREYNAACGPGEWKPLELDGVATRGLVPPKSNWAMPLTEGPYHAYPIISSNVFTFGGLKIDESARVVDADGVPIPGLYAAGETAGIYYRNYTGATSVLKGLVFGRIAGTHASSTRQEAAA